In Castanea sativa cultivar Marrone di Chiusa Pesio chromosome 6, ASM4071231v1, a single window of DNA contains:
- the LOC142639955 gene encoding uncharacterized protein LOC142639955, protein MVFGDRNTSFYHLSAIVRSKMNRISAIKNSVGDWLFEESDIMDHINKSFKELYSTSQVWSDWHTSSITSWQLSLTESDRDNLDAEVSDEEIKAALWSLKGSKAQGPNGLHAGFFQRFWLIVGDSVKAEVKRPISLCNTVYKIITKIIVARLRPILGELISLFQIAFVPGRRGTDNDIIVQELIHTISEKNGRVGYMVIKIDLEKGYDKLERSFIRDILGKANIPENLIQVIMSCVLTVSTSVLFNGGCLEEFCPSRAKVSDNIDRVNKNFLWGSFESSKKMHWIGREKVTKPKGEGGLGLQTTKERNISLLVKLNWRFQTEADSLWAKVIKSKYCSQQRLRSRISDKLPCSQLRSSKAGGSRVLPLESEKLKIRDVFDEIRWNWDLIPFVLRLNCKKEIQAIPFALTTRSQDRLAWVGAKHGDFDLHNAYRLAGNLGSVEPFHRKWVWDLKTLPRIHFFLWKCCHNSVRVRERLAARGISTNVTCPLCQSGVETISHAL, encoded by the exons ATGGTTTTTGGAGATAGGAATACTTCCTTTTACCACCTCTCAGCCATAGTGAGAAGCAAAATGAATCGTATTTCAGCCATAAAGAATAGTGTAGGGGATTGGCTTTTTGAAGAGAGTGATATTATGGATCATATTAATAAAAGTTTCAAGGAACTTTACTCCACTTCTCAAGTCTGGTCTGATTGGCATACCTCTTCCATTACCTCTTGGCAACTCTCTCTCACGGAAAGTGACAGAGATAATCTTGATGCTGAAGTTTCAGATGAGGAGATCAAGGCAGCCCTATGGTCTCTTAAAGGTTCTAAAGCCCAGGGGCCAAATGGATTGCATGCGGGCTTCTTTCAACGGTTTTGGCTGATTGTTGGGGACTCAGTGAAGGCTGAGGTTAAAAG GCCCATTAGCTTGTGTAACACGGTCTACAAGATCATTACAAAGATTATTGTGGCAAGATTAAGGCCAATTTTGGGGGAGCTTATTTCACTGTTTCAAATAGCTTTTGTGCCAGGAAGGAGGGGAACAGATAATGACATTATTGTGCAAGAATTGATCCACACAATTAGCGAGAAAAATGGGAGGGTAGGTTACATGGTGATCAAAATAGACCTTGAGAAAGGTTATGACAAACTTGAAAGGAGTTTTATAAGGGATATACTTGGGAAAGCTAATATTCCGGAAAATTTGATTCAAGTTATAATGAGTTGTGTGTTGACAGTATCTACTTCGGTTTTATTCAATGGGGGTTGTTTAGAAGAGTTTTGCCCATCAAGGG CTAAGGTTTCGGACAATATAGACCGGGTTAACAAGAATTTCTTATGGGGGTCTTTTGAATCTTCTAAGAAGATGCACTGGATAGGAAGGGAAAAAGTCACTAAGCCAAAGGGGGAAGGTGGATTGGGTCTTCAAACAACTAAGGAGAGGAATATAAGTCTTCTTGTAAAGCTGAATTGGAGGTTTCAAACAGAGGCAGACTCCTTATGGGCCAAAGTAATTAAAAGCAAGTATTGTTCCCAGCAAAGATTGAGATCAAGGATCAGTGACAAGCTTCCTTGCTCACAA TTAAGGTCCTCTAAGGCAGGTGGTTCAAGGGTTTTGCCTTTGGAAAGTGAGAAGTTGAAGATTAGAGATGTTTTTGACGAAATAAGGTGGAATTGGGATCTAATCCCTTTTGTTCTCCGTCTGAATTGCAAGAAGGAGATTCAAGCAATTCCTTTCGCTCTAACTACTAGAAGTCAAGATAGACTGGCTTGGGTGGGGGCCAAACATGGAGATTTTGATCTTCACAATGCTTATAGACTTGCAGGAAATTTGGGATCTGTTGAGCCTTTCCACAGGAAGTGGGTTTGGGATTTAAAAACCCTCCCtagaattcatttttttctatgGAAGTGCTGCCATAATAGTGTCAGGGTTAGAGAGCGCTTAGCAGCAAGAGGCATAAGTACTAATGTCACCTGCCCTTTGTGTCAATCCGGTGTTGAAACAATCTCTCATGCTCTTTGA